A genome region from Euryarchaeota archaeon includes the following:
- the artA gene encoding archaeosortase A codes for MRSLDEQLADPFVQRIAVAGAAPIVFVLVGLNVFPGQLRAVLAFIDPVLLLVVFGSLALLGAGYYARGANRYDLRIAGWLLFASYWPTQAPHFFFEGDPVNAYFALFGPLFLDYIAYHEHLSKKWGEDPRPLRWMAGATFISAATYFVIYRLPPITEALIYSTTVQTTWVLQLIFGVPSTVVVAPSSDPEGRYHIFLEGGTDYAVTIILACTAIQSIMIFVAAIYCTENAAKERKRLAYLAVVPVIYFLNLFRNALIVWGFKIQETVPDWFVGFWGLFGVETGAVNSYARFEFMHSVVGKGGSLVALVLIALAVFMLLPELHSNILDIFDLPKRRRPGFFERPPKPPVNGGALTSGDAGPVEQPEKRDEDPSASPR; via the coding sequence ATGAGGTCGCTCGACGAACAGCTAGCGGACCCGTTCGTCCAAAGAATCGCGGTCGCTGGCGCGGCCCCGATCGTATTCGTCCTCGTGGGACTGAATGTCTTCCCGGGGCAGTTACGCGCCGTCCTTGCCTTCATCGACCCGGTACTCCTTCTCGTCGTCTTCGGCTCCCTGGCTCTACTCGGGGCGGGGTACTACGCGCGTGGCGCGAACCGGTACGACCTGCGTATCGCCGGCTGGCTGCTGTTCGCCTCCTACTGGCCCACACAGGCGCCCCACTTCTTCTTCGAAGGGGACCCCGTGAACGCGTACTTCGCCCTCTTCGGGCCGCTCTTCCTCGATTACATCGCATATCACGAGCACCTGTCGAAAAAATGGGGCGAGGATCCGCGGCCGCTACGATGGATGGCTGGAGCGACCTTCATTTCCGCCGCGACCTACTTCGTCATATATCGCCTTCCCCCGATAACCGAGGCGCTCATCTATTCCACCACCGTCCAGACGACGTGGGTGCTGCAGCTCATCTTCGGCGTCCCGTCGACCGTGGTCGTCGCTCCGTCGAGCGACCCCGAGGGCCGGTACCACATATTCCTCGAAGGTGGGACGGATTACGCGGTCACCATCATCCTTGCGTGCACGGCGATACAATCCATAATGATCTTCGTCGCCGCTATCTACTGCACGGAGAACGCTGCGAAGGAGCGAAAGCGTCTCGCGTACCTCGCGGTCGTCCCCGTCATTTATTTCTTGAACCTGTTCCGTAACGCGTTGATCGTCTGGGGCTTCAAGATCCAGGAGACGGTTCCAGACTGGTTCGTAGGCTTCTGGGGCCTGTTCGGCGTCGAGACGGGTGCGGTCAACTCGTACGCGCGCTTCGAATTCATGCACTCGGTCGTCGGAAAAGGCGGAAGCCTCGTCGCCCTCGTCCTCATCGCCCTCGCGGTCTTCATGCTTCTTCCCGAGTTGCATTCGAACATCCTCGACATCTTCGACCTTCCGAAGCGCCGTCGACCCGGGTTTTTCGAAAGGCCGCCGAAGCCGCCCGTGAACGGAGGCGCGCTTACCTCCGGCGACGCGGGGCCGGTCGAGCAACCCGAAAAACGGGATGAAGATCCAAGCGCCTCGCCAAGGTGA
- a CDS encoding phosphatidylserine decarboxylase, which yields MRVTAPGTFHLYFWPFFIGILLMLYDLFFVPDKGLYFGAGLTLHLTGVSLGFMFRDPARPAGPGVVSPADGKVVAVEETEVGGHALRIYLGPLDVHVNTSPADAVVVSQEHRSGGHRFAWDKDSDANERLRTTLQCSEGTIVVTQIAGAFMRRVRSYVVPGQTLKKGERLGIIMLGSRVDVELPPGLLPTVGKGERVRASQSTIARRTG from the coding sequence ATGAGAGTCACGGCGCCCGGCACCTTCCACCTCTACTTCTGGCCTTTCTTCATCGGCATCCTCCTCATGCTCTACGACCTTTTCTTCGTCCCGGACAAGGGACTGTATTTCGGCGCCGGGTTGACGCTCCACCTTACCGGCGTGTCTCTCGGCTTCATGTTCCGAGACCCCGCGCGCCCGGCGGGTCCGGGAGTCGTCTCCCCCGCGGACGGGAAGGTGGTCGCGGTCGAGGAGACGGAGGTCGGCGGCCACGCCCTCCGCATCTACCTTGGACCGCTCGACGTCCACGTGAACACGTCGCCCGCCGACGCCGTTGTCGTGTCGCAAGAGCATCGTAGCGGCGGGCACCGGTTCGCATGGGACAAGGACTCCGACGCCAACGAGCGCCTTCGCACGACGCTCCAATGCAGCGAAGGCACGATCGTAGTGACGCAGATCGCGGGTGCTTTCATGCGCCGCGTGAGAAGCTACGTGGTGCCGGGGCAGACGTTGAAGAAAGGCGAACGTCTCGGCATCATAATGCTCGGAAGCCGCGTCGATGTCGAACTGCCCCCCGGTCTCCTCCCCACGGTGGGGAAGGGTGAGAGGGTCAGGGCGTCGCAAAGCACGATCGCGAGGCGCACCGGATGA
- the pssA gene encoding CDP-diacylglycerol--serine O-phosphatidyltransferase, producing the protein MRLKNHFADALTLLNGLAGFFAIITLFIETGYFTAIRDDIVATAFIGIGLAFDGLDGIVARRFGSTRIGKQLDSLSDLITFVVAPALFIIYAYGAEAWYSAILVALLVLVFGMLRLARFNATDEPEAKTFSGLPTPWCAVSICLLVLSPIPRPVSLAVISLLALLMVSNIAYPKSRDRITGVALGIIVVAVAFALSLLFYPRYTDVVLILASSLTALIVAAGPIVSMQLQRRGQ; encoded by the coding sequence ATGAGGCTGAAGAACCATTTCGCGGACGCTCTCACCCTCCTGAACGGCCTCGCGGGATTCTTTGCGATCATCACTCTTTTCATCGAGACGGGGTACTTCACGGCGATACGCGACGACATCGTCGCGACTGCGTTCATCGGCATCGGGCTTGCCTTCGACGGGCTCGACGGGATCGTGGCAAGAAGGTTCGGGTCGACGCGCATCGGGAAACAGTTGGACTCGCTCTCTGACCTCATAACCTTCGTCGTCGCACCAGCCCTCTTCATCATCTATGCTTACGGGGCCGAAGCCTGGTATTCCGCGATCCTCGTGGCCCTTCTCGTCCTGGTCTTTGGCATGTTGCGCCTCGCGCGTTTCAACGCGACCGACGAGCCCGAAGCAAAGACCTTCAGTGGACTGCCGACGCCGTGGTGCGCCGTCTCGATATGCCTCCTGGTCCTTTCGCCGATCCCGCGCCCGGTGTCTCTTGCCGTCATCAGCCTCCTCGCCTTGTTGATGGTCAGCAACATAGCCTACCCGAAGTCTCGCGACCGGATAACCGGGGTCGCCCTCGGCATCATCGTCGTCGCCGTGGCGTTCGCCTTGTCGCTCCTCTTCTATCCACGCTACACGGACGTCGTCCTCATCCTTGCCTCGTCGCTCACCGCGCTCATCGTCGCCGCTGGGCCCATCGTGTCGATGCAGTTGCAGCGCCGGGGCCAGTAA